From Cataglyphis hispanica isolate Lineage 1 chromosome 19, ULB_Chis1_1.0, whole genome shotgun sequence, one genomic window encodes:
- the LOC126856793 gene encoding eukaryotic translation initiation factor 4E-binding protein Mextli isoform X2, with amino-acid sequence MATAQLNRARTVKKLEKPRPLKLSQRNSTVDGRITTVEDIVSLIDNVAMQLTNGFHDRTLRMNVISMCSHLKLYANQLEAIYKDQLDRAFVAIRNGSQDDRLDLTTRVHLLELIELRAKQWRHTDSMDVYYMQKLSHLDNTEVIPDTPTNSLSSPLLAMTSSTSTPILGPGEVIKNSGKFTKPTRIPGKNYCKDEVVIRNSDSGKVMGIKGRRVHMIEELSQTIISFQRVNPGAKERLVQITGTSEDKIHYAKDLIKDTIQRNASPVRLEQSSSGEKGAMGGSNSSLNSSASDESNRLQHNTRLRSSLLHSFSTNDASIGEYKYTVTVGNQSLKITGCNLDLVRTAKLVLDEHFLGDSENFTSGIEYFNYEDEPNFSVTTISSSIPRCTPLLPLDDVNVSSSLNRELSLDSAATSSESEETYKSRPIYEERYSKTQQVPEARELTYEFLLLCATGPYAKRPPADWARIQKECPNIVRKAPIRWFEPEAYKAKLAAAGSVAILPINEAETDPE; translated from the exons ATGGCTACCGCACAGTTGAACAGAGCCAGGACTGTAAAGAAGCTTGAAAAACCACGGCCGCTTAAGCTTAGCCAACGCAACTCGACCGTCGATGGGCGGATCACGACTG TAGAGGATATAGTATCCTTAATCGACAATGTTGCGATGCAACTTACCAATGGCTTCCATGATCGAACGCTGCGAATGAATGTGATCTCTATGTGCAGTCATCTGAAGCTTTATGCCAATCAATTAGAAGCTATTTACAAAG atcagCTAGACCGAGCTTTTGTGGCGATAAGAAATGGAAGCCAGGACGATAGATTAGATCTGACGACCAGGGTTCATCTGCTGGAACTCATCGAACTGCGAGCAAAACAATGGCGCCACACCGATTCGATGGACGTGTATTACATGCAAAAGTTGTCACATCTAGACAAT ACCGAGGTAATCCCTGATACACCTACGAATTCTCTGTCGTCTCCATTATTGGCGATGACTTCATCCACTTCAACGCCGATTTTGGGACCCGGTGAAGTGATCAAAAATAGCGGAAAATTCACAAAACCTACGCGCATACcgggaaaaaattattgcaaagatGAAGTTGTCATTCGCAACAGCGACTCGGGAAaag TGATGGGAATAAAAGGGCGTCGGGTTCACATGATAGAAGAGCTCAGCCAGACGATCATCTCCTTCCAGCGAG TAAACCCTGGGGCTAAAGAACGACTTGTCCAAATCACGGGAACGTCCGAGGACAAGATTCa TTACGCAAaggatttaataaaagatacgaTACAACGAAATGCATCTCCAGTGAGATTGGAACAGAGCTCTAGTGGCGAGAAGGGGGCCATGGGTGGTTCCAACTCCTCGCTCAACAGTAGCGCATCGGACGAGAGCAATCGACTGCAACACAACACTCGTCTACGTTCGTCTCTGTTGCATAGTTTTTCCACCAACGATGCCAGTATAGGCGAATACAAATACACTGTCACCGTTGGTAATCAATCCCTTAAAATTACTGGCTGCAATCTCGATCTCGTCAGg ACGGCGAAACTGGTATTAGATGAACACTTTTTGGGCGACTCCGAAAACTTTACCAGCGGGATAGAATACTTCAATTATGAAGATGAACCCAACTTCTCTGTAACTACCATCTCCTCCAGTATTCCCCGTTGTACACCGTTGTTGCCGTTGGACGACGTAAacgtttcttcttctttaaatCGAGAGTTAAGCTTGGACAGTGCCGCAACTTCTTCAGAAAGTGAAGAAACTTACAAATCTCGTCCAATCTATGAAGAACGATACTCCAAGACTCAACAAG TTCCAGAAGCAAGAGAACTTACGTACGAGTTTCTGTTACTGTGCGCGACGGGCCCATATGCGAAGCGACCTCCCGCCGATTGGGCGCGCATACAGAAGGAATGTCCTAATATAGTTCGTAAG
- the LOC126856793 gene encoding eukaryotic translation initiation factor 4E-binding protein Mextli isoform X3 — protein MATAQLNRARTVKKLEKPRPLKLSQRNSTVDGRITTEDIVSLIDNVAMQLTNGFHDRTLRMNVISMCSHLKLYANQLEAIYKDQLDRAFVAIRNGSQDDRLDLTTRVHLLELIELRAKQWRHTDSMDVYYMQKLSHLDNQTEVIPDTPTNSLSSPLLAMTSSTSTPILGPGEVIKNSGKFTKPTRIPGKNYCKDEVVIRNSDSGKVMGIKGRRVHMIEELSQTIISFQRVNPGAKERLVQITGTSEDKIHYAKDLIKDTIQRNASPVRLEQSSSGEKGAMGGSNSSLNSSASDESNRLQHNTRLRSSLLHSFSTNDASIGEYKYTVTVGNQSLKITGCNLDLVRTAKLVLDEHFLGDSENFTSGIEYFNYEDEPNFSVTTISSSIPRCTPLLPLDDVNVSSSLNRELSLDSAATSSESEETYKSRPIYEERYSKTQQVPEARELTYEFLLLCATGPYAKRPPADWARIQKECPNIVRKAPIRWFEPEAYKAKLAAAGSVAILPINEAETDPE, from the exons ATGGCTACCGCACAGTTGAACAGAGCCAGGACTGTAAAGAAGCTTGAAAAACCACGGCCGCTTAAGCTTAGCCAACGCAACTCGACCGTCGATGGGCGGATCACGACTG AGGATATAGTATCCTTAATCGACAATGTTGCGATGCAACTTACCAATGGCTTCCATGATCGAACGCTGCGAATGAATGTGATCTCTATGTGCAGTCATCTGAAGCTTTATGCCAATCAATTAGAAGCTATTTACAAAG atcagCTAGACCGAGCTTTTGTGGCGATAAGAAATGGAAGCCAGGACGATAGATTAGATCTGACGACCAGGGTTCATCTGCTGGAACTCATCGAACTGCGAGCAAAACAATGGCGCCACACCGATTCGATGGACGTGTATTACATGCAAAAGTTGTCACATCTAGACAAT CAGACCGAGGTAATCCCTGATACACCTACGAATTCTCTGTCGTCTCCATTATTGGCGATGACTTCATCCACTTCAACGCCGATTTTGGGACCCGGTGAAGTGATCAAAAATAGCGGAAAATTCACAAAACCTACGCGCATACcgggaaaaaattattgcaaagatGAAGTTGTCATTCGCAACAGCGACTCGGGAAaag TGATGGGAATAAAAGGGCGTCGGGTTCACATGATAGAAGAGCTCAGCCAGACGATCATCTCCTTCCAGCGAG TAAACCCTGGGGCTAAAGAACGACTTGTCCAAATCACGGGAACGTCCGAGGACAAGATTCa TTACGCAAaggatttaataaaagatacgaTACAACGAAATGCATCTCCAGTGAGATTGGAACAGAGCTCTAGTGGCGAGAAGGGGGCCATGGGTGGTTCCAACTCCTCGCTCAACAGTAGCGCATCGGACGAGAGCAATCGACTGCAACACAACACTCGTCTACGTTCGTCTCTGTTGCATAGTTTTTCCACCAACGATGCCAGTATAGGCGAATACAAATACACTGTCACCGTTGGTAATCAATCCCTTAAAATTACTGGCTGCAATCTCGATCTCGTCAGg ACGGCGAAACTGGTATTAGATGAACACTTTTTGGGCGACTCCGAAAACTTTACCAGCGGGATAGAATACTTCAATTATGAAGATGAACCCAACTTCTCTGTAACTACCATCTCCTCCAGTATTCCCCGTTGTACACCGTTGTTGCCGTTGGACGACGTAAacgtttcttcttctttaaatCGAGAGTTAAGCTTGGACAGTGCCGCAACTTCTTCAGAAAGTGAAGAAACTTACAAATCTCGTCCAATCTATGAAGAACGATACTCCAAGACTCAACAAG TTCCAGAAGCAAGAGAACTTACGTACGAGTTTCTGTTACTGTGCGCGACGGGCCCATATGCGAAGCGACCTCCCGCCGATTGGGCGCGCATACAGAAGGAATGTCCTAATATAGTTCGTAAG
- the LOC126856793 gene encoding eukaryotic translation initiation factor 4E-binding protein Mextli isoform X1 — MATAQLNRARTVKKLEKPRPLKLSQRNSTVDGRITTVEDIVSLIDNVAMQLTNGFHDRTLRMNVISMCSHLKLYANQLEAIYKDQLDRAFVAIRNGSQDDRLDLTTRVHLLELIELRAKQWRHTDSMDVYYMQKLSHLDNQTEVIPDTPTNSLSSPLLAMTSSTSTPILGPGEVIKNSGKFTKPTRIPGKNYCKDEVVIRNSDSGKVMGIKGRRVHMIEELSQTIISFQRVNPGAKERLVQITGTSEDKIHYAKDLIKDTIQRNASPVRLEQSSSGEKGAMGGSNSSLNSSASDESNRLQHNTRLRSSLLHSFSTNDASIGEYKYTVTVGNQSLKITGCNLDLVRTAKLVLDEHFLGDSENFTSGIEYFNYEDEPNFSVTTISSSIPRCTPLLPLDDVNVSSSLNRELSLDSAATSSESEETYKSRPIYEERYSKTQQVPEARELTYEFLLLCATGPYAKRPPADWARIQKECPNIVRKAPIRWFEPEAYKAKLAAAGSVAILPINEAETDPE, encoded by the exons ATGGCTACCGCACAGTTGAACAGAGCCAGGACTGTAAAGAAGCTTGAAAAACCACGGCCGCTTAAGCTTAGCCAACGCAACTCGACCGTCGATGGGCGGATCACGACTG TAGAGGATATAGTATCCTTAATCGACAATGTTGCGATGCAACTTACCAATGGCTTCCATGATCGAACGCTGCGAATGAATGTGATCTCTATGTGCAGTCATCTGAAGCTTTATGCCAATCAATTAGAAGCTATTTACAAAG atcagCTAGACCGAGCTTTTGTGGCGATAAGAAATGGAAGCCAGGACGATAGATTAGATCTGACGACCAGGGTTCATCTGCTGGAACTCATCGAACTGCGAGCAAAACAATGGCGCCACACCGATTCGATGGACGTGTATTACATGCAAAAGTTGTCACATCTAGACAAT CAGACCGAGGTAATCCCTGATACACCTACGAATTCTCTGTCGTCTCCATTATTGGCGATGACTTCATCCACTTCAACGCCGATTTTGGGACCCGGTGAAGTGATCAAAAATAGCGGAAAATTCACAAAACCTACGCGCATACcgggaaaaaattattgcaaagatGAAGTTGTCATTCGCAACAGCGACTCGGGAAaag TGATGGGAATAAAAGGGCGTCGGGTTCACATGATAGAAGAGCTCAGCCAGACGATCATCTCCTTCCAGCGAG TAAACCCTGGGGCTAAAGAACGACTTGTCCAAATCACGGGAACGTCCGAGGACAAGATTCa TTACGCAAaggatttaataaaagatacgaTACAACGAAATGCATCTCCAGTGAGATTGGAACAGAGCTCTAGTGGCGAGAAGGGGGCCATGGGTGGTTCCAACTCCTCGCTCAACAGTAGCGCATCGGACGAGAGCAATCGACTGCAACACAACACTCGTCTACGTTCGTCTCTGTTGCATAGTTTTTCCACCAACGATGCCAGTATAGGCGAATACAAATACACTGTCACCGTTGGTAATCAATCCCTTAAAATTACTGGCTGCAATCTCGATCTCGTCAGg ACGGCGAAACTGGTATTAGATGAACACTTTTTGGGCGACTCCGAAAACTTTACCAGCGGGATAGAATACTTCAATTATGAAGATGAACCCAACTTCTCTGTAACTACCATCTCCTCCAGTATTCCCCGTTGTACACCGTTGTTGCCGTTGGACGACGTAAacgtttcttcttctttaaatCGAGAGTTAAGCTTGGACAGTGCCGCAACTTCTTCAGAAAGTGAAGAAACTTACAAATCTCGTCCAATCTATGAAGAACGATACTCCAAGACTCAACAAG TTCCAGAAGCAAGAGAACTTACGTACGAGTTTCTGTTACTGTGCGCGACGGGCCCATATGCGAAGCGACCTCCCGCCGATTGGGCGCGCATACAGAAGGAATGTCCTAATATAGTTCGTAAG
- the LOC126856793 gene encoding eukaryotic translation initiation factor 4E-binding protein Mextli isoform X4, producing MATAQLNRARTVKKLEKPRPLKLSQRNSTVDGRITTVEDIVSLIDNVAMQLTNGFHDRTLRMNVISMCSHLKLYANQLEAIYKDQLDRAFVAIRNGSQDDRLDLTTRVHLLELIELRAKQWRHTDSMDVYYMQKLSHLDNQTEVIPDTPTNSLSSPLLAMTSSTSTPILGPGEVIKNSGKFTKPTRIPGKNYCKDEVVIRNSDSGKVNPGAKERLVQITGTSEDKIHYAKDLIKDTIQRNASPVRLEQSSSGEKGAMGGSNSSLNSSASDESNRLQHNTRLRSSLLHSFSTNDASIGEYKYTVTVGNQSLKITGCNLDLVRTAKLVLDEHFLGDSENFTSGIEYFNYEDEPNFSVTTISSSIPRCTPLLPLDDVNVSSSLNRELSLDSAATSSESEETYKSRPIYEERYSKTQQVPEARELTYEFLLLCATGPYAKRPPADWARIQKECPNIVRKAPIRWFEPEAYKAKLAAAGSVAILPINEAETDPE from the exons ATGGCTACCGCACAGTTGAACAGAGCCAGGACTGTAAAGAAGCTTGAAAAACCACGGCCGCTTAAGCTTAGCCAACGCAACTCGACCGTCGATGGGCGGATCACGACTG TAGAGGATATAGTATCCTTAATCGACAATGTTGCGATGCAACTTACCAATGGCTTCCATGATCGAACGCTGCGAATGAATGTGATCTCTATGTGCAGTCATCTGAAGCTTTATGCCAATCAATTAGAAGCTATTTACAAAG atcagCTAGACCGAGCTTTTGTGGCGATAAGAAATGGAAGCCAGGACGATAGATTAGATCTGACGACCAGGGTTCATCTGCTGGAACTCATCGAACTGCGAGCAAAACAATGGCGCCACACCGATTCGATGGACGTGTATTACATGCAAAAGTTGTCACATCTAGACAAT CAGACCGAGGTAATCCCTGATACACCTACGAATTCTCTGTCGTCTCCATTATTGGCGATGACTTCATCCACTTCAACGCCGATTTTGGGACCCGGTGAAGTGATCAAAAATAGCGGAAAATTCACAAAACCTACGCGCATACcgggaaaaaattattgcaaagatGAAGTTGTCATTCGCAACAGCGACTCGGGAAaag TAAACCCTGGGGCTAAAGAACGACTTGTCCAAATCACGGGAACGTCCGAGGACAAGATTCa TTACGCAAaggatttaataaaagatacgaTACAACGAAATGCATCTCCAGTGAGATTGGAACAGAGCTCTAGTGGCGAGAAGGGGGCCATGGGTGGTTCCAACTCCTCGCTCAACAGTAGCGCATCGGACGAGAGCAATCGACTGCAACACAACACTCGTCTACGTTCGTCTCTGTTGCATAGTTTTTCCACCAACGATGCCAGTATAGGCGAATACAAATACACTGTCACCGTTGGTAATCAATCCCTTAAAATTACTGGCTGCAATCTCGATCTCGTCAGg ACGGCGAAACTGGTATTAGATGAACACTTTTTGGGCGACTCCGAAAACTTTACCAGCGGGATAGAATACTTCAATTATGAAGATGAACCCAACTTCTCTGTAACTACCATCTCCTCCAGTATTCCCCGTTGTACACCGTTGTTGCCGTTGGACGACGTAAacgtttcttcttctttaaatCGAGAGTTAAGCTTGGACAGTGCCGCAACTTCTTCAGAAAGTGAAGAAACTTACAAATCTCGTCCAATCTATGAAGAACGATACTCCAAGACTCAACAAG TTCCAGAAGCAAGAGAACTTACGTACGAGTTTCTGTTACTGTGCGCGACGGGCCCATATGCGAAGCGACCTCCCGCCGATTGGGCGCGCATACAGAAGGAATGTCCTAATATAGTTCGTAAG